DNA from Thunnus maccoyii chromosome 21, fThuMac1.1, whole genome shotgun sequence:
ACATCAACTCAAATACTGTTGATTGAGGGAATTCgctcctgtttttcttcattacCTGACCGGATTAAATGAGCCATTTAGAAGAGGGGAAGTAAAATTGCACAATGAATTTTAATGATAACTGTCCACTAAATGTGTCATCTAATCTAAGTCGATGCCATCAAGCTCAGCCTCATCTTCATCTCTCGGCACCGAGAGTTAATGCGACTTACTGATCTTCCCGAGATGCTGtacagtgtgaaaaaaaaatcgaGATGAGCAAAAAAGTCCAACAAGACCAGTATTTTCCTCTAACTGGAGCCTGGTGCGCGTTagatttgtggattttttttaacaacgTCATATAGAAAATAACACTATCCTGTGTATATTTCATATTCAGCCACAGAGAAAATGGTTCTGATGACATTCAGCTCAATAAggaaatatttggtattttggCTCACCTCACAGTGAATGCTCAAAGCTGTGTAGAGATGAAATATCAgatactgcaaaaaaaaatgacagaatgatGTGTTTGCAAGGTGTTTGCGGTCGCCGTAAATCCCCACAGTCCTTCACCGCGAGGTTTTATGAATATCAGCGGACAGCGACGTGCTACGACCGACATAAAAGTTTTATGTCGTGTTCCTCTCGCATCCGATCTGTAAAgagatttctctttttttttttctcattatagatgacaatgcccccaaAAATGTTCCCGGCACTAACATCTGAAGCATAATTGTTGGATAAAAGTGGCTAATGTGAGGCAGCCGTCGCTgaaaagaggggggggggggggggggggttggggggtcATTTTTGGATGATAGAAATCcctagaaaaacaaaacaactgtacaGCGTATTGTATCATATTACCGTACGTACACAAGCTAAGATAGAACTCACAATATGCAGCATGTTTTTGTcccagaaacactgaaaaatacataGGCATATCTGTTGGTTTACAAAACTGCTTGTTGAACGTGTCCATCACAGGCAgctttggaaaaacaaacaaaaaaaagatatcgGTATAGATATACTTGGGCCTCATGTAcaccccatacacacacacacacacaaaaaaaaaaaaaaaaaaaagtcttgacaCAAAGTTTCTTTTCACTGTGCCCTCGCGAAAAACGCAACTAACACTGACTGGACACACAAAGCCTACGTCTGGTCACCGGAGGGACAACTGAATGGTGATCGATGGCGTGGTGAAagagcacttggacaaacagtGCCCGTTTCTCTGTCCTTTCTCGCCATTTTTCTTCGCCACACATGCACCAGAACCGCCCAAAAAAGTTTATAATGTGTGTTTCTCGAACTCGAACTATCCCCGTCTGCTGTGTGCCAGGCTCTCGTTAGGAATCCCTGTCGCTGTCGTCGCCCCCGTACATGTCCGCCAGTTTCTTAAACCGGGGTCCCCACTCGCTCAGGTAGTTGTAGTCCTGGTCGCCCTCGGTGGTCACCGACTCCAGTGAGCTGAGGGACTCCGCTACCGAGCCGTTGCCCTCGTAGGCGTAGGTGGCCAGGGAGTCATAAGGCGGCGCCGTTGGGTCGCTGTCGTTGTCCTGGAGCCTCTGGTTGATGAAGTCCCTCACGTCCCCGTTATTGTCCCGGGTAGGAGGAAGCACTGGCCGTCGGACCGGAGGGTAGAAGGTTTCGGGGACGATGTCCCTTCTTTGCTTGCTCTCCTCGATGGCCTCTGGGTTGCGCAGTGTGCCGATATCAAAAGCCTGAGTGTCCTCCTCTCCGCCTCCTTCATCGTTGTAGCTGACAACGTTGTCTCTAACATCCTCCTTGGAGATGATCAGAGGCTCcttcttcctctgcctcctcaggGCAGCAAACAGCACCACGATCACTGCagggagaaaataaataaagagaacaGATAACAGAGTTTGGTGacttttgctgttgtttcttttgcTCCCTCTTCTTGTTCTGTAGGCCAGTCACTTTTCCTGGGGGGAATTTGCTGATGTTGCATGAGTGTGTTCACTGATGTTCTGGGACTTTGTCTGACTTTGTAGAAAAGGCTCAGCTACCACAAGGATGCAATATGTATTTCTCCTTCCTCGGGGGCCCCTGCTGCTTAAGATCACAAAGGGATGCAGTTTTGGGAACACAGCTAAGTACACTGTGGACTAGAAACACAACTTATGTACCATTATGTAGCATTATAACGTTTGATGGATGGATATGAAGCTGACCTGGCCTTTTTTTGGGGTTAAGTCAGACATCAGTACCTCTTTGATGCGAATGCTACATGGGAGAAAATGTACATGTGCTTTGGAAAACTCTATGGACCTAAAACCAGTGCTGTAacatttttcatacagtagaCATAAATTCCCTTGAGCCATTTCTGTTTTATAATGGAGAGGATTGATTCTTAATGTTTTAGACACAACTGAGGTTAAAAAGTTTGTTGTACTTGCAGGAACTCAACCATATGTGAGGCAAGAATACCACCGCTGAAACATCTGCACCGTGTTCAGACTGAAAGGACAGGTAGTGATACCGTTCCCGAAGTTAAAACAGCTGCAACACCAATGGCTGCTCAAAGCTGTGCGGAAGTTTTATGTTAAAATGCACCTGTCTCGCCTTTTTTCTAAAGCACGATGTTCTGTTCCCTGAGCTGAGATGCTGTAGATCTTTGCTGCTTTGctgttcaaatcaaattaacaTGTCAGCTGTGGTCACCGGCAGAATTATCCAcccacaggaagtgatgaatCAAATTAagttactgtttttttaacacCTGCGAGTGGCAAGCTGCCATAGTCGGAGAATGTTTACTTCAGTCTTAAGTAATTTCCAGTGCAGTAAGTAAGGGTCACATTAAATTAACAAATTCTTGGGAGATTAAATTATAGGAGcgttttgttatgtttctcttGCGGCCAGTACTCACTAAGCAGGATGATGACACAAAGCAAGATGGCCACCAGGGCTCCCGTGCTGAGTCCCGCCCTCGCCGTCAGGGCCTCGGCGTTGCACAGCTTCATGTTGCCCTCGCGGTCGCAGGTGCACACTCTGATGGTCAGCGTGTTGGTGCTGCTTTGCATAGGGTACTCTCCGTCAGAAATGACCACAGGCACGTGGTAGATGCTCTTCTGTAGGCTGTTGTAGCTGTTCCTCCGTGTCATGATCCAGGCTGTgttgtctgaaaacaacagaatatcCGGTTACTACTGGATGCGGCAGTCGATAACCTTGGATGAGTCGTTCAATAAACTTTTTTTGAAATTGAACTCGGTCTTTTGAATGTGCTTTAAGTGCTGTGAGATGAAAAATTAGTATCAATATATCCCAACATGTGCAGTACATGACTGAAGATTTAAGTGAATCTGATGAGCACAAACACCAGCTTCATCACCTTTGTTATCACGAACAGAGAAGTTAGCCTTCCCAGCAGCCTCCTCCGCAAGACTGAAGAAGAACCGATGTCCTCCGAGTGGCTCGTCAGGATCCGTGGCACTAATGGTTTGTATCCTCTGAAACAAGGAAAAGACGAAGTTGACGCAGCACGCAAAATTCTGGAGACCAAACTGAAGATGCAACATGAGCTATAAACAACTGATAAACATTCAAAGTCGGAGTTAAATAGAAATGCTATAGTTCTATTTAACAGGGAATCTAGCAATTTATCAGATTGTTTATTATTCCTTTGTGTGTGATCAGCTAAACACTCCAGATTTGTTAAAATAGGATTGGGCAATCTAGATAAAATATCCTATCATGGTATATAAAATCTATCATTTCTCTATCATTATGACAAATTAGATTTTCGTTAAAATCAATTTagaaacagttaataaataaaatatgtactttttttgtttgtttgtttggaggtttttttttgaaaatccaGTGTATTATACCTGACAAATCAAGCTACCACCCACAATGgcttatataatataaatactgtatgtataaacaATACAGCAAATTTCTGttcttgtttatattttcatattgccCAACCCTCACTATAAAACATCTAACTAACAAAGGTATCAACTGTGCAACCTGGTTGTACATGTTAATATTAACGTGAGCTGCTTTGCTAAATTACCCAGCTGTGCAGTATGTTCAGGTTAAATGGATTGTTAGTTCATAGAGACAAATAGTTAATGGTGAGCTATCAAGTAATAACAATAACCAGTAACTAATAGCTTTAAGATGCATGcaaatacagacaaacacatccAGCACTAAACAGATGTACACAGAAGAAGTTTTACTGTTGTTGCTTAGATCAGTGCTGCaaaatttttcacatttattgtgCGTATTTAATATAATTTCACCATTTTAAATCAAGGTGACATTTATgttttgaaatatattaaatCATGAGCAGTCAAAAGTTTCAAAGTCAGGGCttccatgacaaaaaaatcttatGAAGGGTGCTGTGGTCTAAAAAATTTGGGGCCTTTGCTGGTCTAGAAAGgacatttttcatgtcatgtccTCTAATGTCAGCTGAGATCTGATATACAATGTTATCTACAAGATAACAATGTGAATAGACTCTTTTTGTGTGAGTATTACAGAATGGCAGCAGTACAACTGAGTGTTTTcgttactttagaatgagccctttatatctacataaggggcgggtcctcttccatgcaGCCCGCCCTGTcgcaccgccatgtttctacagtagcccagaacacACAAGCTAAACACTGGTGTTTCGTGTTTCCACCCATCTAGCACCCCTACTAGCTTAAAACACATGTGACAGATTTACAAACACTCTCTGCGGTCTGCTAATTATACGCTGAACTTGAAGCGTACACATAATTCTAACAGGGAGTTGAGATGAAACCATGACTACTGCTTTGTGTTTGGTCATACCGACCTGATTAGCCTTAGcgttctcacacacagacatctcgTAATTGGTGGCAAATGTTGGAGCGTTGTCGTTGACGTCCAGGACTCGGATGTAAACCGGCACACTGCTGGTATGTCGCGGGTTGTCTAGGAAACACAAAGGTAGATATAATCAATTTACACTAATAATTAAGCCCATACATATGCATAATAGTAtatgtgtagtatgtgtgtAGATTGCATGTGTTTCTATGCAAACAATGCAAGAATTTATATATGAAGGTTTATATAACCAGCTGCCTCTAGTACACTACATTTAGAGGTTAGTATCAATCCCAAAAATCCAGTTTGGCTGGTAGTATAGGAGGAACAGAAATGTCTGCTTCCCGCCCTGCTGCACTTACTGTACTCTGAGGCAATGACGGAGATATTGTGCCAGGCGTTCTCTTCTCTGTCCAGCTGCCTGAGGATGAACACTGACCCGTTACCGGCATGGATGTTGAACACTCTGTCCATGTCTGTGCGCCGATCAATAGCGTACCTGcgaaaaaaaaccacacacactcacagggaACAGCTTCTAAAAGTGTACACTttacaggctgtgtgtgtggaagCGTGTTTTGTTTCCTGAGTGAAGGATACCGGGTGGGTACACTCACATTTACAGAACTTTTCAGGTGTGAACCGAACTGGAAGTTTTCACAtttgctgttgagtttttggTGAAATTGTCATTCCGTGCGGTGAGCAGGGTTTCAGCAGGCAGGAGGtatttaaaacatgtaatttCAGTCGCTGCAACTTTGTTAAAACATGATAGAGTTGTCGGTGCTCTGTGCcatcatttcctttcctttgttattcatatacacacacaagaacacattAAGAAAAAGATGACTTTTTGCATTAATCCAGGCTACAGTTTGCCCTCAGAGCAACTTTGTTGCCTAAATGAACCAAACTAAAGGACTCAATAAACAGCTTTCAAACATTTCAGACTCACATTGTTGCTTTAAAGGGTAAGTTTgcacaaatcacaaaaaacccCTAACCCTATTTTCTCAATTACCCTTTTTGTTATCTAACCGGACAGATAGTTTCAGGGTTACGTGCCCACACAAATACAATGAGGGTGAATGGATTGCATGTGTGCTGTTCAGAACAttgaaaactgacttttttttttaaaactcagcaacagaaaacaatgtCTTGGTAACTCTGGGTAATACACAGACCTccatgtcaacatgttttataGAGACTTTTTGTATAAAGTACTTCCAGTGAAAATTGTTGACAGCAgggtctgtggattatccagattTACCAGGAAATTGTTTCTAGAAGAACAAGTTGCTTTTGAGCTTTTCAAATGTCACCTCCCATGAAATTTCTTTCACCTCCATTGGACTGGCAGCAGAAATCTTAAGAGGCGGATatttttcagaaagaaaaacaaaatgtatggTTAGACACCACCGGagataattgtattttttttgttatttttgagaGTTGACCCTTTTAACTTTTATGGGTTACAGTCTTCTTTGAAACTAAGAGTCTTGAATAGTCTGTCCTGTGGTGATGACCGATTTATGTAAGTGTTTGCAGTCccgctcaaacacacacacacttacacaagcCAACAGGTTATCCAGTcgtgttgtttttcctctgcttccCAGACTACTGTGATACATCAGTGTGATTAATGGAGTAGCAGGCATCAGGAGGGCCAGCGTAAGAGGAAGGAGACCCCCGAGGGGAGACCATGAACCAGGACTCTCAATGCACCGCTGCAccgctctcctctctctctacgcagatcctcccctcccctccctcacccCCTCCCCAGCCCCTTCCTGCTGCTTCTCCTGCATCAACcattttagtgtctttatcTAAACACTCCCTCCTACTCTCCTGCCTGCTTGTCCGCCACCTCGCCGGTCAGACAGTAACTCTAACCTCGTTAAATCTGCGTCGGCCGTGGGCTTTACTAATTGCTTTTCTAATATTCCCAATAATTCAGCTGGCTGGGCCTAACCCTTCCCCTGATTAATGACAGAGAGATAACAGTGAGCCTCGTCCTGACCGACCATCCAAAGTGCTGCTCTCAGCAGGCAGGCAGCTGGCTGGATGGGAGGCCGGGCAGAAGGACATGGAGGGTTACAGAAATGTTAGTGATCAGCGGGTTGGGACATATTT
Protein-coding regions in this window:
- the LOC121888144 gene encoding cadherin-6-like isoform X4, which translates into the protein MYAIDRRTDMDRVFNIHAGNGSVFILRQLDREENAWHNISVIASEYNNPRHTSSVPVYIRVLDVNDNAPTFATNYEMSVCENAKANQRIQTISATDPDEPLGGHRFFFSLAEEAAGKANFSVRDNKDNTAWIMTRRNSYNSLQKSIYHVPVVISDGEYPMQSSTNTLTIRVCTCDREGNMKLCNAEALTARAGLSTGALVAILLCVIILLMIVVLFAALRRQRKKEPLIISKEDVRDNVVSYNDEGGGEEDTQAFDIGTLRNPEAIEESKQRRDIVPETFYPPVRRPVLPPTRDNNGDVRDFINQRLQDNDSDPTAPPYDSLATYAYEGNGSVAESLSSLESVTTEGDQDYNYLSEWGPRFKKLADMYGGDDSDRDS
- the LOC121888144 gene encoding cadherin-6-like isoform X3, whose translation is MDSIPPMDITCCINLHSDSDRGDGSVRYVLTGDGAGTLFRIDEKSGDIHATKRLDREEKAFYILHAKAVNRFTNEALEGESEFIIKIHDINDNEPKFTKDVYMARVPEMTDIGTSVIQVTAIDADDATYGNSAKVVYSILEGQPYFSVDPETGLIKTALPDMDRELRENYEVVIQAKDMAGQMGGLSGTTTVSITLSDVNDNAPRFTKTFYDFRVPESTELGSSVGVIRATDADIGENAEMDYRIMGSDGPGMFDITTNRSTQEGVIVLRKPLDYERKEQYTLRVQVENVHINPRFFSMGPFRDEANIKIFVEDVDEPPAFERGSYVMEVKEDAAKNTIIGSVSASDPDIKHSPVRYAIDRRTDMDRVFNIHAGNGSVFILRQLDREENAWHNISVIASEYNNPRHTSSVPVYIRVLDVNDNAPTFATNYEMSVCENAKANQRIQTISATDPDEPLGGHRFFFSLAEEAAGKANFSVRDNKDNTAWIMTRRNSYNSLQKSIYHVPVVISDGEYPMQSSTNTLTIRVCTCDREGNMKLCNAEALTARAGLSTGALVAILLCVIILLMIVVLFAALRRQRKKEPLIISKEDVRDNVVSYNDEGGGEEDTQAFDIGTLRNPEAIEESKQRRDIVPETFYPPVRRPVLPPTRDNNGDVRDFINQRLQDNDSDPTAPPYDSLATYAYEGNGSVAESLSSLESVTTEGDQDYNYLSEWGPRFKKLADMYGGDDSDRDS